The segment CGTAGACCGGATTGCCCCAGCGCTGGCCCGTCTTGCTGAAATAGTCCGGCGGCACCCCAGCCACGAAAAGCGGCCGCTTGTCCGCCCCGAGCTTGAAAAGCCCCGGATTGGCCCAGACGTCGGCGCTGTCCTGGGTGACGTAGATGGGCATGTCGCCGATGACCTGGATGTCGTTTTCCAAAAGATGCCGGCGCAGCGCCCGCCATTGGGAAAAAGCCAGGTATTGCACGAAGCGCAGGTACTCGATTTCCTCGGCCTGCCGTTCCCGCACCGCCGATAGCGCCTCGGCCCGGCGGTCGCGCAGCTCCACCGGCCATTCGGCCCAGCCCTGGCCGTCGCGCTCGCGCTTGATGGCCCGGAAAAGCGCATAATCGTCGAGCCAGTGGTCCGCGTCGTGGCAGAAAACGGCAAAGCCCGCGTCCGCCGCCAACCGCTCCCGGTTCTCGGCGAAGGCTCGGCGCATGAGCCCGTCCTTGTAGCTCTCCGCGCCCTCGTAGTCGGCCACGTTCGGCCTGTGTTGCGCATAGCCGCCTTCGATGTCCGCCTCCGTGAGCCAGCCGTCCGCCGCCATGCGCTCGGGGCTTACCAGCAGCGGATTGATGGCAAAGGCGGAATCGCTGCTGTACGGGGAATTGCCGATGTAGGTCGAGGTGGGATTGAGCGGCAGGATCTGCCAATAGGACTGGGCCGCCTTGGCCAGAAACCGGGCGAAACGCCTGGCCCCGGGGCCGAAATCGCCAATGCCGAACCGCGACGGCAATGACGTGATGTGCATCAACACACCACTGGCTCTGCGCTGCATGTGGACTCCTTTGCTGGGCGGAGGAGAGGATGGGGAGAGTGCGGGGGAGGGAACCCCTTTTTGCAAAAAGGGGTTCCCTCCCCCGCGCCCCCTCCCACCCCAAAAACTCCTCATGGGTGCCTAGGTCTTTCACCCTTACCATGACGGTTTTGCGCTTCGGAGGCAACTTTCGCGGGTGTCCGTTGTTCGGTGGGGCGTGCGTCGCCGACCGCCCACGCCCCACCGTATAATGGGGGTCCGGGGGAGCCGTGCTCCCCCGGCGGGGTCTGGGGCGGAGCCCCGGACCTTGTAGTCGCTCTTCTTCCTTACAGCACGTCCAGCCGCGACAGGTTCGGCACGGACAGGGCGTCGAGGGACGGGGTGGGGCCGAGGACCACGATGGCGGCGTCCTTGGCCGCGGCCTCGAGGGCCTCGCCGAATTCCCGGAACTGCCGGATGCTGGCCGAAAGCACCTGGCCGCGCATGGCGGCGCGGATCTCCGGCGTATCGCCCACGAGCCGGCGCACCATGGCCACGTGTCCCTTGGCGTCGGGCAGCATGTGGGCGTCGATGTCGCCGATGGTGCCGATGACGGCCCGGGTCATCTCCTCGGCGTCCAGGTTCGCCTCCAGGAGGTAGCGCCCGGCCTGGCGGAAGGTGTCTATCGTGGCGTCGGTATTGGGGTCGCGGTAGGAGACGAAGACGATCTGTCCCGCCAGCCGGTCCAGGGCGCAGAAGGCGCCGTACGCGCCGCCGCGCACCCGCACGCGGTCCCAGAGATAGGCCATGCGCAGATGGCGGGCGGCCACGAGGTTGGCCCCGTCGAAGGTCCAGCCCGTTTTGGACAGGTCCATGCCGACGCCGACGTAGTGCACCTGGGCCGGGATGGCGATGCCCTCGGCCGGCGGCACCTCGGGCCGGCTCCAGGCGGCCGGGGCGGGCTTGGCGGCGGGCAGGCGGTTTAAAAGTCCCGACACGGCGGTTTCCGTGATGGCCATGGCGTCCGGGGAGACGGTCAGGCCGGCGATGGCCCCCTCGCGGGTCAGCACCACGTCGCGCAGGGTCTCCAGGTCGCGGCGCACGGCGTCGTAATCCGTGTCGATGCGGTCGATGAGTTCGCGCAGATAGAAGAGCTGGGACACGCCGCGCAGGCGTTCGCCCACGCTTCCGGCCAGGGTGTAGCGGGCCCGCAGCCTCGATCCGGCCGTGGCGTGCCCGGCCGGGGCCAACTGGCGTTCCAGGCGCGATTTGGCCTCCAGGGCCATCTGGGCGAAGCGTTCCTTGTTGCCGAAGTCCGTGCCGCTGATGAGTTCCTCGAGGATGTCGAGAAACTCCTGCGCTTTTTCCAAGGTGGCCTTTCCCCGCAGCACCAGCTTGGCCAATGCGTCGTCGGGGCCGGTGCCCACGCGGCTCGCCACCAGCGCCTCGCGGGAGATGCCGCCGGTCTTGGCCGCGATGCGCCGGGTGAGGGTCACGGCGTCGGTGCGGTCGGTGCCGAGCTCCAAAAGCGCCCGGCCGAAAAGCGGCACCAGGGGCAAAAGGTGGTCCGGCACGCCGGAGAGGGGAAAACCCAGGTCGCAATAGACGATGCCCGAGGTCTCCAGGGGATGGAGAAACAGGGAGACCGGGGCGCGTTCCACCATGTCCTCGGGAATGGGCGTTTCGGCGACCGGCAGGTCGTCCAGGGCGAGGCTCGGAATCGTGGCCAGGTCCTCCGGCGTATCCGGGGTTTCCTGGAGCCGGCGCAGTTCCTCCTGTGCGTCGGCGATGGCCTTTTTCCCTTTTTCGTCAAGGCCGGCGGCGACGGCGTCCAGGTCGGCCCGTTCCTCGGCCAGCCGTTTGGCGTCGAGTTCGGTGTCGGGCACCAGCGACAGGGTGACGCGGTGGGGATTGTCCAGAAGGTAGGTGCGGATGGCCTCTTCGAGGACCTTTTCGCCGGCGGCGAGTCTGGTCTTCAGGCGATCGAGGGGGCCGGAAAAGCGCAGCGGCGAAAGCGGGTCGCCGTCGTGAAGCCAGGTGGTCAGCGTACGCAGCATGAGCGAGAGTCCGCGCGGAAACGAGCCGGTGTTGTTTTCCCGCAGCGCGAACTCCAGGGCGTTGACCCCGGCTTCCACGGCGTCGGCCGGCAGCCCGGAATCGGCCAGCCAGGTGAGCGTGCCCCGGATGAGCTTTTCCACCTCCGGGCTCGTGCCGGTCTTGATGCCTTTGAGGCCCACGGAGAAATACATCTGGCGCAGTTCGGTTTCCAGGCCGCCGCCGGCCAGGTCCTCGCCCAGGCCGCTGTCGAGCAGCGCCTTTCGCAGCGGCGAGGAGGGCAGGCCGATCAGCACGTGCTCCAGGACTTCCAACGTGAGCACGAGGTCCTGGTCCGCGGTCTCGGGCAACAGCCAGTTGACGGTGACGAAGCCCCGGTCGGCCTGGCCGGGCGCGGCGGCGTAGGGCATCTCCTTGTCGCGGGGGGCGGTGAAGGGGACCTGGACCGCGACGTGGGAATCGACCGGCCGGGCGTCGAAGCTGCTGAAATAGTCGTCCAGGATGCGCAGGCGTTCGTCCGGGTCGTCGTCGCCGGAGAAAAAGGCCCGGGCGTTGGAAGGATGGTAATAGGTATCGTGGAAGGCCTTGAATTCCTCGTAGGTAAGCGTGGGGATCACCTTGGGATCGCCGCCGGAATCCACGCCGTAGGTGGTGTCCGGAAAGAGCAGACGCTGGGAGAACTCGCCGAGCACGGAATCGGGCGAGGAGTAGGCGCCCTTCATTTCGTTGAAAACCACGCCGCTGCGCGTCAGCTCCTTTGTGGCGTTCCACTCGAAGTGCCAGCCTTCCTGGAGGAAGACGTGTCGTGGAATGCGCGGGTAGAACACGGCGTCGAGATACACGTCTATTAGGTTGTAGAAGTCCCGCAGATTGGTCGACGCAACGGGATAGCAGGTCTTGTCGGGATAGGTGAAGGCATTGAGGAAGGTCTGCAGCGACCCCTTGAGCAGCTCCACGAACGGTTCCTTGACGGGGTACTTGCGCGAGCCGCACAGCACCGAGTGCTCGAGGATGTGGGGCACGCCAGTGGAATTGGCCGGCGGGGTGCGGAAGCTTATGCCGAAGACCTTGTTGGCGTCGTCGAGGGAAAGCGACAGGACCTGCGCCCCGGTGCGGTCGTGGCGGGCCAGGACGGCCCTGGCGGCGTATTCGTCGAGGGTCTCGTCGCGAAGGACGGTGAATCCGAAAGTGGGGGACATCGTTTCTCCTGCGTTTTGCGTTGGGCTCCGGCCGATTTCGAGCCGGACGAATTTTTTCTACACTTTTAAGGGAAAGATGCTATAGCAGGGTCGTGACCGGCCACGGGTCCCGGCCGGTTTGGCAGGGGAAAAGAGGCGCATCCACTTGCGCTTGCTTGCAAAAAGCACTATACCTTTAACCGGAAACCTGAGGGAAGCCACCTGGAATTCGTTTTTTCCCAACTATTTGGGAAATATCCGGGAGGCGGGGTTCGCGTCCTTTCGCGGGCGGACCCTGTTTTTTGCGACGAAAGAGGGTGTTTTTTTGGCAAAGGTGAATCTCATTTCACTTGCTCCGAGGAGGGAGTTATGAACAAGAAACTTCAGATTTTGCTGGTGGCCGTGGTCACCTTGCTGCTGGGATTCAGCGGCCCGGCCATGGCGAAGAAGCAGGTTCCCAAGGTCGATAACTTCATCTATTTTATCGACCATTCGAGCTCCATGGCCTTCTCCTACAAGGGGCAGCGCTATGTGCAGTTCGGCGGTGTCTCTAAGATCATGATGGCCAAGTCCCTGGCCCGTGAGCTCAACAAGATGACCCCCGAGCTCGGCTACAAGGCCGGCCTGTACACCTTCGCCCCGTACAAAGAGTACGCCGCGATGGCTCCCTACAGCCAGGCCACCCTGGGCGCCGCTATCGAGAAGATCTCCACCGACTACAGCGTCTACGGCCGCATGACCCCCATGGGCCGTGGCCTGGAAGACCTGGACAAGCTGCCGCTGTCCACCCTGTCCGGCAAGACCGGCGTGTTCATCTTCTCTGACGGCGACTCCAACTGCGGCGTCGACCCGGTTGCCGTTGCCCAGTCCCTGAAGGCCAAATACGGCGACAACCTGTGCTTCTACATCGTCGACCTGTCCGACAGCAAGCATGGCCAGCAGGTGCTCAAGGCCATCGCCGCCATGGGCAAGTGCAACTGCATCGAGCTCGGCGAAGAGCTGCTGCGCAACGAAGCCGCCCGCGAGCGCTTCCTTGAGTGCGCCCTGTACGAGTGGATCGAAGACGAAATCGTCGTCTTCCGCAGCATCTACTTCGACTTCGACAAGTACAACATCAAGCCCGAATTCGTGCCCGTCCTCGAGGAAGGCACCGCCATCATCAAGTCCAAGCCGACCATGAAGGTTATCCTCGAAGGTAACACCGACAGCATCGGCACCCCGCAGTACAACATGAAGCTCGGCCAGCGCCGCGCCGACTCCGTCAAGGCCTTCTTCGTGAAGAAGGGCATCGACGCCAGCCGCATCGAGGCCATCAGCCTCGGCCTGACCGATCCGGTCGCCACCAACAAGACCGCTCAGGGCCGCGCCCTGAACCGCCGGTGCGTGATCAAGTTCAAGAATATGTAAGCGAGACGTAACCCGTCTCCCTGGCCAGACGCCCTTTGGGGCGTCTGGCCTTGTATTTTGAACGGAGCACTCGGATGCCAAGCGCCAGAACCTGTATCGCCTTCGCGTTCGTTCTCGCCGTCCTTCCCGTCGCCGCCTGGGCCGGCGTCAACATCTACCCCGCTGATGGTCCCGCCCCCACGCTCCACGTGGAAGAGCCCAAGCCGCTGGAATACAAAGTCCGCAAGGGTGACTCCGTGGCGGCTATCGCCAAAAAATTTTCCATCAACTCCAAGGAGTTGATGCAGGCCAACAAGCTGACCGATCCGCGTAAGCTCAAGGCCGGACAGACGCTCAAAATCCCGGGAAAAAACGCCGCTCCCGCCCCGGCCGCCGTGCCCGCCGTCGCGACGAAAAGCGCTCCCGCCGACACTAAGCCGGCCAAAACGGTCGCGGCGGCTCCCGCGCCCGCCGCGCCTGTCGTTGCCGATGCCGCCGCGCGCAAGGCCGGCAAGAAAGGCATGATTGTCGACCCGGGCGTGGATGAAAGCGCCCCGGTCAAAGGCAGGAAGGGCAAGAAGGGCAAATATGCCCCCGCCCCCGTGGTTGCGGCGCCGCCCATCGAAGTCACCGAAAAGATGCGATCCTCCTTCGGCAAGACCGGCGTCATCACGAACAATACCGACGTGCCGCAAAACATCCGCGACGAATTTCTGGTCTATGCCAAGAAGTGGGTGGATGAGCTCGACAGACTCGGCGTCGGCACCATCACCAACAAGAAGATCAAGCAGGTCGGCGACCACTGGGAAGCCAGCTACCGGGTCATCGTCCGGGAATCGCTCGGCGCGGAGGTCAAACGCGTGCAGTACACGCACACCCCGTATGTGGGCCACATCACCTACATGCAGCGTGTCTACACCTGCGATGCGCCGACCAAACAGGCGGCCCTGGCCGGGCCGTACACGTCCAAAGACGAGAACATCCGCGAGATTTTCAGCTACTCCGCCAAGAAGAAAGCCTGGCGCTAGTTTGCGGGAAGCGTGGAGAAGATGCGAGAGGGGGACCCTTTTTGAAAAAAAGGGTCCCCCTCTCGCGCTCTCCCCTCCCAAAAACTTTCAACGATTACGGCATATTCACAGACAACATGCCGTCATTATGAAAAGTCTTTGGAAAGGGGGTCTGGGGGAAAACTTTTCTTCAGAAAAGTTTTCCCCCAGATTTCTTTTTCAAAATTATCAGACCGCCTCGTCGGCGACAGGGTTTCGCAGCACGCCGTAGCCCTCGAGTTCGATTTCGCAGACGTCGCCAGGCTTGAGGAAGACGGGCGGGGTGCGGGCAAAGCCGACGCCGGACGGCGTGCCGGTGACGATGACGTCGCCGGGGGCCAGGGTCATGGCTTCGGAGAGCGCGGCCACAAGCGTGGGCACGTCGAAAAGCATGTCCGCCGTGGACGCTTCCTGCATGATCTCGCCGTTGACCGCCGCAGACAGGCGCAGGCCCCTGGCTCCGAGGGGCAGCTCGTCGGTGGTGCACAGTTCGGGGCCGAACGCGCCCGTATTGTCGAAATTCTTGCCCAAAAACCACTGGCTGGAGCGAAACTGGTAGTCGCGGACGGAACCCTCGTTGAAAAGGGCGTAGCCGGCCACATGGGCCAGGGCGGCCTCGGCCGGGATGTGTCGGCCGCCGATGCCAATGATCGCGGCCACCTCGGCCTCGAAATCGAGTTTCCGGGAGACACGGGGACGTAGCAGCGGGGCGTTGTGG is part of the Solidesulfovibrio fructosivorans JJ] genome and harbors:
- a CDS encoding fumarylacetoacetate hydrolase family protein produces the protein MRLVTFSHADGPRLGARLGDVLIDLAIAAPELPRDMKSLLAMGDAGLAAAEAAAAGAPSHAQLRFSAVRLLPPVPHPDKILCVGLNYVDHAIEIDPRSLPEHPVFFGRMATTLIGHNAPLLRPRVSRKLDFEAEVAAIIGIGGRHIPAEAALAHVAGYALFNEGSVRDYQFRSSQWFLGKNFDNTGAFGPELCTTDELPLGARGLRLSAAVNGEIMQEASTADMLFDVPTLVAALSEAMTLAPGDVIVTGTPSGVGFARTPPVFLKPGDVCEIELEGYGVLRNPVADEAV
- the malQ gene encoding 4-alpha-glucanotransferase, whose amino-acid sequence is MQRRASGVLMHITSLPSRFGIGDFGPGARRFARFLAKAAQSYWQILPLNPTSTYIGNSPYSSDSAFAINPLLVSPERMAADGWLTEADIEGGYAQHRPNVADYEGAESYKDGLMRRAFAENRERLAADAGFAVFCHDADHWLDDYALFRAIKRERDGQGWAEWPVELRDRRAEALSAVRERQAEEIEYLRFVQYLAFSQWRALRRHLLENDIQVIGDMPIYVTQDSADVWANPGLFKLGADKRPLFVAGVPPDYFSKTGQRWGNPVYDWPAHERTAFDWWMHRMRHNLDVYDIIRLDHFRGFEAYWEIPAGEATAVRGTWVKAPGMELFKAMLRRFPSLPLIAEDLGVITAEVRELMAAFGFPGMKILQFAFGPGIAANRDAPHNYERNCVAYTGTHDNNTTLGWARGGEAGPEGLRALFAYLGREIAPEQTSWELIRLVMGSAAATAVTPMQDLLNLGEGARMNMPSVAKGNWGWRATEDQFEDGLAARLRAMTEIFGRNH
- a CDS encoding OmpA family protein, which codes for MNKKLQILLVAVVTLLLGFSGPAMAKKQVPKVDNFIYFIDHSSSMAFSYKGQRYVQFGGVSKIMMAKSLARELNKMTPELGYKAGLYTFAPYKEYAAMAPYSQATLGAAIEKISTDYSVYGRMTPMGRGLEDLDKLPLSTLSGKTGVFIFSDGDSNCGVDPVAVAQSLKAKYGDNLCFYIVDLSDSKHGQQVLKAIAAMGKCNCIELGEELLRNEAARERFLECALYEWIEDEIVVFRSIYFDFDKYNIKPEFVPVLEEGTAIIKSKPTMKVILEGNTDSIGTPQYNMKLGQRRADSVKAFFVKKGIDASRIEAISLGLTDPVATNKTAQGRALNRRCVIKFKNM
- a CDS encoding insulinase family protein → MSPTFGFTVLRDETLDEYAARAVLARHDRTGAQVLSLSLDDANKVFGISFRTPPANSTGVPHILEHSVLCGSRKYPVKEPFVELLKGSLQTFLNAFTYPDKTCYPVASTNLRDFYNLIDVYLDAVFYPRIPRHVFLQEGWHFEWNATKELTRSGVVFNEMKGAYSSPDSVLGEFSQRLLFPDTTYGVDSGGDPKVIPTLTYEEFKAFHDTYYHPSNARAFFSGDDDPDERLRILDDYFSSFDARPVDSHVAVQVPFTAPRDKEMPYAAAPGQADRGFVTVNWLLPETADQDLVLTLEVLEHVLIGLPSSPLRKALLDSGLGEDLAGGGLETELRQMYFSVGLKGIKTGTSPEVEKLIRGTLTWLADSGLPADAVEAGVNALEFALRENNTGSFPRGLSLMLRTLTTWLHDGDPLSPLRFSGPLDRLKTRLAAGEKVLEEAIRTYLLDNPHRVTLSLVPDTELDAKRLAEERADLDAVAAGLDEKGKKAIADAQEELRRLQETPDTPEDLATIPSLALDDLPVAETPIPEDMVERAPVSLFLHPLETSGIVYCDLGFPLSGVPDHLLPLVPLFGRALLELGTDRTDAVTLTRRIAAKTGGISREALVASRVGTGPDDALAKLVLRGKATLEKAQEFLDILEELISGTDFGNKERFAQMALEAKSRLERQLAPAGHATAGSRLRARYTLAGSVGERLRGVSQLFYLRELIDRIDTDYDAVRRDLETLRDVVLTREGAIAGLTVSPDAMAITETAVSGLLNRLPAAKPAPAAWSRPEVPPAEGIAIPAQVHYVGVGMDLSKTGWTFDGANLVAARHLRMAYLWDRVRVRGGAYGAFCALDRLAGQIVFVSYRDPNTDATIDTFRQAGRYLLEANLDAEEMTRAVIGTIGDIDAHMLPDAKGHVAMVRRLVGDTPEIRAAMRGQVLSASIRQFREFGEALEAAAKDAAIVVLGPTPSLDALSVPNLSRLDVL
- a CDS encoding LysM peptidoglycan-binding domain-containing protein translates to MPSARTCIAFAFVLAVLPVAAWAGVNIYPADGPAPTLHVEEPKPLEYKVRKGDSVAAIAKKFSINSKELMQANKLTDPRKLKAGQTLKIPGKNAAPAPAAVPAVATKSAPADTKPAKTVAAAPAPAAPVVADAAARKAGKKGMIVDPGVDESAPVKGRKGKKGKYAPAPVVAAPPIEVTEKMRSSFGKTGVITNNTDVPQNIRDEFLVYAKKWVDELDRLGVGTITNKKIKQVGDHWEASYRVIVRESLGAEVKRVQYTHTPYVGHITYMQRVYTCDAPTKQAALAGPYTSKDENIREIFSYSAKKKAWR